One region of Streptomyces subrutilus genomic DNA includes:
- a CDS encoding bifunctional glycosyltransferase/CDP-glycerol:glycerophosphate glycerophosphotransferase, whose product MPRFSVIVPAYKVQAYLQESLDSVLSQSYPDLELIAVDDASPDACGSIIDEYAARDPRVTAVHLAHNLGLGPARNAGLARATGDYLVFLDGDDTLAPGALQAITDRLKDTGSPDVLVYDYARTFWTGELVRNRLSHRLSEQGPASFRLADRPALLGMLMVVWNKAYRREYVEREGFEFPPGFYEGTPWTYPALLAAESVAVLDRVCVHYRQRRTGSILTTSSRRHLDIFDQYERVFGYLSGRPELERWRPAVHRRMAEHFCALYADPRRLPRTSRAEFFSRASALLRRYRAPGAQALPLSRTDRIRHLLMRLGTRRTYRLLSALRSCGLAAGRGASALARGLRESALRLHYRTQRLLPLRPELAVFSAYWHGGYACNPAAIEAKLRELAPAMRTAWICDPRHAATLPRQTAPLRPGSAAYWTALARATYLVTNVNCERALVKRPGQIVVQTQHGTPLKRVGLDLRDRPAATPTTDFAGLLRGADQWDYLLSANRHSTLVWEKAVPSSYTTLEYGYPRNDVFHRATRADVLALRERLGIPAGSTAILYAPTHRDYRRSRPDHLDFERVLRDLGPRFTILARTHLTYADAHSPADAHPRLLDVSSHPSVEELCLASDALVTDYSSLMFDYAVLDRPIVIHADDWEAYEAARGTYFDLRACPPGAIARTEDELVDIFATGHWQGSRSAQLRAAFRARFCPYDDGHAAERVVRRIFLGQPTPIPAVTPLPDRRPAPAAPAPTPAPSAEPPLAHVWP is encoded by the coding sequence GTGCCCCGGTTCAGCGTCATCGTGCCCGCGTACAAGGTCCAGGCGTACCTGCAGGAGAGTCTGGACTCGGTCCTGTCGCAGTCGTACCCGGATCTGGAACTGATCGCGGTCGACGACGCCTCCCCGGACGCCTGCGGCTCGATCATCGACGAGTACGCGGCCCGGGACCCGCGGGTGACCGCCGTGCACCTGGCGCACAACCTCGGGCTGGGCCCGGCCCGCAACGCGGGCCTGGCCCGGGCCACCGGCGACTACCTGGTCTTCCTCGACGGCGACGACACCCTGGCCCCCGGCGCGCTCCAGGCCATCACCGACCGGCTGAAGGACACCGGCTCCCCCGACGTGCTGGTCTACGACTACGCGCGCACCTTCTGGACCGGTGAGCTCGTGCGCAACCGCCTCTCGCACCGGCTGTCCGAGCAGGGCCCGGCCAGCTTCCGCCTCGCGGACCGGCCGGCCCTGCTCGGCATGTTGATGGTGGTGTGGAACAAGGCCTACCGCCGCGAGTACGTGGAGCGCGAGGGCTTCGAGTTCCCGCCCGGCTTCTACGAGGGCACCCCGTGGACCTACCCGGCGCTGCTGGCCGCGGAGTCCGTCGCCGTCCTGGACCGGGTCTGCGTCCACTACCGCCAGCGCCGCACCGGCTCGATCCTGACCACCTCCAGCCGCCGCCACCTCGACATCTTCGACCAGTACGAGCGGGTCTTCGGCTACCTCTCCGGGCGCCCCGAGCTGGAGCGCTGGCGCCCCGCCGTGCACCGGCGGATGGCCGAGCACTTCTGCGCCCTGTACGCCGACCCGCGCCGCCTCCCGCGTACGAGCCGGGCCGAGTTCTTCAGCCGCGCCTCGGCCCTGCTGCGCCGCTACCGGGCGCCGGGGGCGCAGGCGCTGCCCCTCTCCCGGACCGACCGGATCCGCCACCTGCTGATGCGGCTGGGCACCCGGCGCACCTACCGGCTGCTGTCGGCCCTGCGCTCGTGCGGGCTGGCGGCGGGCCGCGGCGCCTCGGCCCTGGCGCGGGGGCTGCGCGAGAGCGCCCTGCGCCTGCACTACCGCACCCAGCGCCTGCTCCCGCTGCGCCCGGAGCTCGCCGTCTTCTCCGCGTACTGGCACGGCGGTTACGCCTGCAACCCGGCGGCGATCGAGGCGAAGCTGCGGGAGCTGGCGCCCGCCATGCGCACGGCCTGGATCTGCGACCCGCGGCACGCCGCGACCCTCCCCCGCCAGACGGCCCCGCTGCGCCCGGGCTCGGCGGCGTACTGGACGGCGCTGGCCAGGGCCACGTACCTGGTCACCAACGTCAACTGCGAGCGGGCCCTGGTCAAGCGCCCGGGCCAGATCGTGGTCCAGACCCAGCACGGGACCCCGCTCAAGCGGGTCGGGCTCGACCTGCGGGACCGGCCGGCGGCCACCCCGACCACGGACTTCGCGGGGCTGCTGCGCGGCGCGGACCAGTGGGACTACCTGCTCTCGGCGAACCGTCACTCCACCCTGGTGTGGGAGAAGGCCGTCCCCTCCTCGTACACCACCCTCGAGTACGGCTATCCGCGCAACGACGTCTTCCACCGGGCCACCCGGGCCGACGTCCTCGCGCTGCGCGAGCGCCTCGGCATCCCGGCCGGCTCGACGGCGATCCTGTACGCGCCGACCCACCGCGACTACCGGCGCAGCCGGCCGGACCACCTGGACTTCGAGCGGGTCCTGCGCGACCTCGGCCCGCGCTTCACGATCCTGGCCCGCACCCACCTCACGTACGCGGACGCGCACTCCCCCGCGGACGCCCACCCCCGCCTGCTGGACGTCTCCTCGCACCCCTCGGTGGAGGAGCTCTGCCTCGCCTCCGACGCGCTGGTCACGGACTACTCGTCCCTGATGTTCGACTACGCGGTGCTGGACCGGCCGATCGTGATCCACGCGGACGACTGGGAGGCGTACGAGGCGGCCCGGGGCACCTATTTCGACCTGCGGGCGTGCCCGCCGGGCGCGATCGCCCGGACCGAGGACGAGCTGGTGGACATCTTCGCGACGGGCCACTGGCAGGGCTCCCGCTCGGCCCAGCTCCGCGCGGCCTTCCGGGCGCGCTTCTGCCCGTACGACGACGGCCACGCGGCGGAGCGGGTGGTGCGCCGGATCTTCCTGGGCCAGCCCACCCCGATCCCGGCGGTCACCCCCCTCCCGGACCGCCGCCCCGCCCCCGCGGCCCCCGCCCCGACTCCGGCCCCGTCGGCGGAACCGCCCCTGGCCCACGTCTGGCCGTGA
- a CDS encoding ABC transporter substrate-binding protein: MRRHGTSRTTLSWAALAAAGALTLGACGGGDGGKDQPAPGGAEQTPSVALPQLNGEKLEVAAVWTGPEQENFTKVLKEFEKRTGASVTFVPAQDPIVTFLGSKIAGGAPPDVALLPQVGALVSAVQNKWAQPVGPEAQAQLDKNYSAGWKTLGAVGGTQYGVYYKAANKSLIWYNAKAFEAAGVKPPATWKELLTAADTLSASGTPAVSVAGADGWTLTDWFENVYLSQAGPEKYDQLAKHEIKWTDDSVKQALTTLGELFGRKDFLAGGPSGALSTEFPKSVTQTFTGGDRPAAAMVFEGDFVAVNIAQTEAKVGTDALVFPFPAVGAKAPVVSGGDVAVALKPSKGAQALLTFLASADAAAIQAREGGFISPNKAVDPAAYPNDIQRNIAKALIAAGDDFRFDMSDQAPAAFGGTPGAGEWKALQDFLANPSDVAGTQAKLEADAAKAYGN, encoded by the coding sequence ATGCGCAGGCACGGAACGAGCCGGACGACACTCAGCTGGGCGGCGCTGGCCGCGGCGGGCGCGCTCACGCTCGGCGCGTGCGGCGGGGGCGACGGCGGGAAGGACCAGCCGGCCCCGGGCGGTGCGGAGCAGACCCCCAGCGTGGCGTTACCCCAGCTGAACGGCGAGAAGCTGGAGGTCGCGGCGGTCTGGACGGGGCCCGAGCAGGAGAACTTCACCAAGGTCCTGAAGGAGTTCGAGAAGCGGACGGGAGCCTCCGTCACCTTCGTCCCGGCCCAGGACCCGATCGTCACCTTCCTCGGCTCGAAGATCGCGGGCGGGGCGCCGCCGGACGTGGCGCTGCTCCCGCAGGTCGGGGCGCTGGTCTCGGCGGTGCAGAACAAGTGGGCGCAGCCGGTGGGCCCGGAGGCCCAGGCGCAGCTCGACAAGAACTACTCGGCGGGCTGGAAGACGCTCGGGGCCGTCGGGGGCACCCAGTACGGCGTCTACTACAAGGCCGCGAACAAGTCGCTGATCTGGTACAACGCGAAGGCCTTCGAGGCGGCGGGCGTCAAACCCCCGGCGACCTGGAAGGAGTTGCTGACCGCGGCCGACACCCTGTCCGCCTCGGGCACGCCGGCGGTCTCGGTGGCCGGCGCCGACGGCTGGACCCTCACCGACTGGTTCGAGAACGTGTACCTGTCGCAGGCCGGCCCGGAGAAGTACGACCAGCTGGCCAAGCACGAGATCAAGTGGACGGACGACAGCGTCAAGCAGGCCCTGACCACGCTGGGCGAGCTGTTCGGGCGCAAGGACTTCCTGGCGGGCGGCCCGAGCGGGGCGCTGTCGACCGAGTTCCCGAAGTCGGTGACGCAGACGTTCACCGGCGGCGACCGGCCGGCGGCGGCGATGGTCTTCGAGGGCGACTTCGTGGCGGTGAACATCGCGCAGACCGAGGCGAAGGTGGGCACGGACGCGCTCGTCTTCCCCTTCCCGGCCGTCGGCGCGAAGGCTCCGGTGGTCTCGGGCGGTGACGTGGCGGTGGCGCTGAAGCCGTCGAAGGGCGCGCAGGCGCTGCTGACCTTCCTGGCGTCGGCGGACGCGGCCGCCATCCAGGCCCGCGAGGGCGGTTTCATCTCCCCGAACAAGGCGGTCGACCCGGCCGCCTACCCCAACGACATCCAGCGGAACATCGCCAAGGCGCTGATCGCGGCGGGCGACGACTTCCGCTTCGACATGTCGGACCAGGCTCCGGCGGCCTTCGGCGGGACCCCGGGCGCGGGTGAGTGGAAGGCCCTCCAGGACTTCCTGGCGAACCCGTCGGACGTGGCGGGCACCCAGGCGAAACTGGAGGCGGACGCGGCCAAGGCCTACGGGAACTGA
- a CDS encoding carbohydrate ABC transporter permease, protein MSRSARASYAQAVSAKVAAGAVRVFLVAAALFWLMPTLGLLLSSFLSPGDLNRGGWWQALTAPARLTADNYERLLANDTITSSLLNTVAIAVPATLLVLVLGAFAGYAFAWLEFPGRDWLFLVVVGLLVVPVQVALIPVSELFGSIGLFETTAGVVLFHTAFGLPFAVFLLRNFFAQIPRELLEAARLDGAGELRLFARVVLPLGGPAIASLGIFQFLWVWNDMLVALVFADSANPPVTVALQQQVRQFGNNIDVLAPGAFLSMVIPLVVFFAFQRQFVSGVMAGAIK, encoded by the coding sequence ATGAGCCGGTCCGCCCGGGCCTCGTACGCCCAGGCCGTTTCCGCCAAGGTCGCCGCGGGCGCGGTACGCGTGTTCCTGGTGGCGGCCGCGCTCTTCTGGCTGATGCCCACCCTCGGTCTGCTGCTCTCCTCCTTCCTGTCCCCGGGCGACCTGAACCGGGGCGGCTGGTGGCAGGCGCTGACCGCGCCCGCGCGACTGACCGCCGACAACTACGAGCGGCTGCTGGCGAACGACACGATCACCTCCTCGCTGCTGAACACCGTCGCGATCGCGGTCCCCGCCACGCTGCTGGTCCTGGTCCTGGGCGCGTTCGCCGGATACGCCTTCGCGTGGCTGGAGTTCCCCGGACGGGACTGGCTCTTCCTGGTCGTCGTGGGGCTGCTGGTCGTCCCGGTCCAGGTGGCGCTGATCCCGGTCTCCGAACTCTTCGGCTCCATCGGGCTGTTCGAGACCACCGCCGGCGTGGTGCTCTTCCACACCGCCTTCGGGCTGCCGTTCGCGGTGTTCCTGCTGCGGAACTTCTTCGCGCAGATCCCGCGCGAGCTGCTGGAGGCGGCCCGCCTGGACGGGGCGGGCGAACTACGGCTGTTCGCCCGGGTGGTGCTGCCGCTGGGCGGTCCGGCCATCGCCTCGCTCGGCATCTTCCAGTTCCTGTGGGTGTGGAACGACATGCTGGTCGCGCTGGTCTTCGCGGACTCCGCGAACCCGCCGGTGACGGTGGCGCTCCAGCAGCAGGTACGGCAGTTCGGGAACAACATCGACGTGCTGGCGCCCGGCGCGTTCCTGTCGATGGTGATCCCGCTCGTGGTCTTCTTCGCCTTCCAGCGGCAGTTCGTCTCGGGGGTGATGGCCGGGGCGATCAAGTAG
- a CDS encoding carbohydrate ABC transporter permease has translation MADKVTTPAPAARAGRNARAAEARRRRLIAAAFLLPALVLLGALVVHPIGYSIYRSFFDRPGTGFVGGDNYREILSDPTIRTALQNTALWVVLAPTTATALGLIFAVLTERIRWGTAFKLLVFMPMAISMLAAGIIFRLVYDHDPDRGVANAVWVGVHDTFAESSAFPKARPGRDSPLTDAGGGAFVTRDPVRAGTPVLLPLVGVAPEALPEGTRTAKTAATEPGKVTGTAWQDFTRGGGGATNTVDPAEQAFAGMRIEAVKDGRVVDTATARADGTFTLSAKADGARLRLPAANFREAYAGVQWLGPALVTPSVIAAYVWMWAGFAMVLIGAGLASVPRELLEAARVDGASEWQVFRRITVPLLAPVLAVVLVTLVINVMKVFDLVFVIAPGAVQDDANVLALQLYRTSFGTDADPGLGSAIAVLLLVLVVPVMLVNIRRLRKEGSR, from the coding sequence GTGGCGGACAAGGTCACCACCCCGGCCCCGGCCGCCCGGGCGGGCAGGAACGCCCGGGCGGCCGAGGCCAGGCGCCGCCGCCTGATCGCGGCGGCGTTCCTCCTGCCGGCGCTCGTGCTGCTGGGCGCGCTCGTCGTGCACCCGATCGGCTACTCGATCTACCGCAGCTTCTTCGACCGCCCCGGCACCGGGTTCGTCGGCGGCGACAACTACCGGGAGATATTGAGCGATCCCACCATCCGCACCGCCCTGCAGAACACGGCGCTGTGGGTGGTGCTCGCGCCGACCACGGCCACCGCCCTCGGCCTGATCTTCGCGGTGCTCACCGAACGGATCCGCTGGGGAACGGCGTTCAAGCTGCTGGTGTTCATGCCGATGGCGATCTCGATGCTGGCGGCGGGCATCATCTTCCGCCTCGTCTACGACCACGACCCCGACCGGGGCGTCGCCAACGCGGTCTGGGTCGGCGTCCACGACACCTTCGCGGAGTCCTCGGCCTTCCCCAAGGCCCGCCCGGGCCGGGACTCCCCGCTGACGGACGCCGGCGGGGGCGCCTTCGTGACCCGCGATCCGGTCCGCGCGGGCACCCCGGTGCTGCTGCCGCTGGTCGGCGTGGCCCCGGAGGCCCTGCCCGAGGGGACCCGTACGGCCAAGACGGCGGCTACCGAGCCGGGCAAGGTGACCGGGACGGCCTGGCAGGACTTCACCCGCGGCGGGGGCGGCGCCACGAACACGGTCGACCCGGCCGAACAGGCCTTCGCCGGGATGCGGATCGAGGCGGTCAAGGACGGCCGGGTCGTCGATACGGCGACGGCCCGCGCCGACGGCACCTTCACGCTGTCCGCGAAGGCCGACGGAGCCCGGCTGCGCCTGCCGGCGGCGAACTTCCGCGAGGCGTACGCGGGGGTCCAGTGGCTGGGCCCGGCGCTGGTCACCCCGTCGGTGATCGCGGCGTACGTATGGATGTGGGCCGGTTTCGCGATGGTGCTGATCGGGGCGGGCCTGGCCTCCGTACCGCGCGAGCTGCTGGAGGCGGCGCGGGTGGACGGGGCGAGCGAGTGGCAGGTGTTCCGCCGGATCACCGTCCCGCTGCTGGCCCCCGTGCTGGCGGTGGTGCTGGTCACCCTCGTCATCAACGTGATGAAGGTCTTCGACCTGGTCTTCGTGATCGCGCCGGGGGCCGTGCAGGACGACGCGAACGTGCTCGCGCTCCAGCTCTACCGGACCTCCTTCGGCACGGACGCCGATCCGGGCCTGGGCAGTGCCATCGCCGTGCTGCTGCTGGTGCTGGTGGTCCCGGTGATGCTGGTGAACATCCGTCGGCTGCGGAAGGAGGGGTCCCGATGA